A genomic window from Tolypothrix sp. PCC 7910 includes:
- a CDS encoding DEAD/DEAH box helicase, whose protein sequence is MKVLHGTWIPNASSDFIQPGSFYLWIETPIVKKSRGNQQNIHPGHLAKAELISFLTSALGLKEPANQLSQRVSPQYFALPTANNQPLPSPELIKYLEAEVPEEYADFQYWQVDCYKTLISVKTAQVNNVIKLLNDIHFLALHNADEVQLGSDLLFWYHYTQAFKQVILKDQYIPALKYRQLEAVTTKKKSKSATVQPFEIYATWEIISPVYEENIKKYIDYMPLICVAGAATPSDRIEFFDRETLLRHFSESILTNIITQTPSTAAFDKQIADSLVEYCLYPQKYNPLKTNKTLAEYQQWLAWKTKINRTQADAVFHLCFQLYSPTAEEIDNWQMQFLVASKQDPSLKLDLSEYWRMNKTGKAGVHKQFGKDFETHLLLNLGYAARMYPKLWQGLETDQPTGMQLTLEEAFAFLQESAWVLEDAGFKVIVPAWYTPAGRRRAKIRLKASGKKLAPTKGETKSYFGLNSLVQYEYELAIGEQVVTPQEWEQLINAKAPLVHFRGQWMELDRDKMQQLLEFWQSHGDEQPQMNLLEFLQRSAEAGDEWEIEHDEVLADMMAKLQDKSQLEPISEQLNLQGNLREYQKRGVSWLQYLERLGLNGCLADDMGLGKSVQVIARLVQEKEGQGGNLPPTLLIAPTSVVGNWQKEIAKFAPHLKSMVHHGGDRTQNTADFKAACLQHDVVITSFTLARKDEKLFNSVEWQRLVLDEAQNIKNPKAAQTKAILKLSAKHRLALTGTPVENRLLDLWSIFNFLNPGYLGKEAQFRKSFEVPIQKDNDRVKSVTLKKLVEPLILRRVKTDQSIINDLPDKVEQILYTNLTKEQASLYEVVVKDVEEQLQKAEGIQRKGLILSTLMKLKQICNHPAQFLQDNSEFSPERSHKLSRLSEMVEEAISEGESLLIFSQFTEACENIEKHLKHNLHCNTYYLHGGTNRKRREQMISEFQEPDTEPSVFILSLKAGGVGITLTKANHVFHFDRWWNPAVENQATDRAFRIGQKKNVFVHKFVAIGTLEEKINQMIEDKKKLSAAVVGSDESWLTELDNEAFKQLIALNKSAILE, encoded by the coding sequence ATGAAAGTGCTTCATGGAACCTGGATACCAAATGCGTCATCTGACTTTATTCAGCCAGGCTCTTTTTATTTGTGGATAGAAACCCCGATAGTTAAAAAAAGCCGTGGTAATCAGCAAAATATTCATCCCGGACACCTAGCAAAAGCTGAATTAATTAGTTTTTTAACGTCAGCTTTGGGGTTGAAAGAACCAGCAAATCAACTAAGTCAACGCGTATCACCTCAATATTTTGCTCTACCTACTGCCAATAATCAGCCTTTACCTTCACCAGAATTAATTAAGTATTTAGAAGCAGAAGTTCCAGAAGAATATGCAGATTTTCAATATTGGCAGGTGGATTGTTATAAAACATTGATATCTGTGAAAACTGCACAAGTAAATAACGTTATCAAGCTACTCAATGATATTCATTTTTTAGCGCTACACAATGCCGATGAAGTGCAACTTGGTTCTGATTTATTATTTTGGTATCACTACACCCAAGCTTTTAAACAAGTTATCCTCAAAGACCAATATATTCCAGCACTCAAATATCGGCAGTTAGAAGCAGTTACAACTAAGAAAAAAAGCAAGTCAGCAACTGTACAACCTTTTGAAATTTACGCTACTTGGGAAATTATTTCTCCGGTCTACGAAGAGAATATTAAAAAGTATATCGATTATATGCCGCTAATTTGTGTGGCAGGTGCGGCAACACCGAGCGATCGCATAGAATTTTTCGATAGAGAAACATTATTACGTCACTTTTCTGAGTCTATTCTCACTAATATCATCACGCAGACACCCTCTACAGCCGCTTTTGATAAACAAATCGCTGATTCTTTAGTGGAATATTGCCTTTATCCTCAGAAATATAATCCCTTAAAAACCAATAAGACTTTAGCAGAATATCAGCAATGGTTGGCATGGAAAACTAAAATTAACCGGACTCAAGCTGATGCTGTTTTTCATCTCTGCTTCCAATTGTATTCTCCGACTGCTGAAGAGATAGACAATTGGCAAATGCAATTTTTAGTAGCCAGTAAACAAGACCCTTCCCTGAAGTTGGATTTATCAGAATACTGGAGGATGAATAAAACAGGTAAAGCGGGTGTACACAAACAATTTGGCAAGGATTTTGAAACACATTTACTGCTGAATTTAGGTTATGCAGCGAGGATGTATCCTAAATTATGGCAGGGATTAGAAACCGATCAACCTACGGGAATGCAATTAACTTTAGAAGAGGCGTTTGCTTTCCTCCAAGAAAGTGCTTGGGTGTTAGAAGATGCTGGTTTTAAAGTAATTGTACCTGCTTGGTATACTCCCGCAGGTCGCCGTCGTGCCAAAATTCGCCTGAAAGCTTCCGGTAAAAAATTAGCACCAACAAAAGGTGAAACCAAAAGCTATTTTGGGTTAAATTCCCTAGTACAGTATGAATATGAATTGGCAATTGGTGAGCAAGTTGTCACACCCCAAGAATGGGAACAATTAATTAATGCTAAGGCTCCTTTGGTGCATTTTCGCGGTCAATGGATGGAATTAGACCGAGATAAAATGCAGCAATTGCTAGAATTTTGGCAATCTCATGGTGATGAACAACCCCAGATGAATTTGCTGGAATTTCTGCAACGCAGTGCGGAAGCTGGGGACGAGTGGGAAATTGAACATGATGAAGTTTTAGCGGACATGATGGCGAAGCTGCAAGATAAAAGTCAGCTAGAACCAATTTCTGAACAATTAAATCTGCAAGGGAATTTGCGCGAGTACCAAAAGCGTGGTGTTTCTTGGTTGCAATATTTAGAAAGATTGGGATTAAATGGCTGTCTTGCAGACGATATGGGTTTAGGAAAATCCGTACAGGTAATAGCAAGATTAGTACAGGAGAAGGAAGGACAAGGGGGTAATTTACCGCCTACATTATTAATCGCGCCTACTTCAGTAGTGGGAAATTGGCAGAAAGAAATTGCCAAATTTGCGCCACACTTAAAAAGTATGGTGCATCATGGAGGCGATCGCACGCAAAATACCGCAGACTTCAAAGCTGCTTGCCTCCAACATGATGTTGTCATTACTTCCTTTACGCTGGCTCGCAAAGATGAGAAGCTATTCAACAGTGTGGAATGGCAACGTCTGGTTTTAGATGAAGCGCAAAATATCAAAAATCCCAAAGCAGCGCAAACTAAAGCGATTCTTAAACTCTCCGCCAAACATCGACTCGCTTTGACAGGAACTCCGGTAGAAAACCGTTTACTAGATTTATGGTCAATTTTTAATTTTCTCAATCCTGGTTACTTGGGTAAAGAAGCACAATTTCGCAAGTCTTTTGAGGTTCCGATTCAGAAAGATAATGATCGAGTGAAATCAGTTACCCTGAAGAAATTAGTCGAACCTTTAATTTTACGTCGGGTAAAAACTGATCAATCGATAATCAACGATTTACCCGATAAAGTTGAACAAATACTCTACACCAACTTAACCAAAGAACAAGCCTCACTTTACGAAGTCGTGGTGAAAGATGTTGAAGAACAATTGCAAAAGGCGGAAGGAATACAACGCAAAGGATTAATTCTTTCTACCTTAATGAAATTGAAACAGATTTGCAATCATCCAGCCCAATTCTTACAGGATAACAGCGAATTTTCCCCAGAGCGATCGCACAAACTCAGCCGCTTATCAGAAATGGTAGAAGAAGCAATTTCCGAAGGCGAAAGTTTACTGATATTTAGCCAATTTACGGAAGCTTGCGAAAACATTGAAAAGCATTTAAAACACAACTTACACTGCAATACTTATTACTTACATGGTGGGACAAACCGCAAACGTCGGGAACAAATGATTAGCGAATTTCAAGAACCCGATACAGAACCATCTGTGTTTATTCTTTCCCTAAAAGCTGGTGGCGTGGGGATTACACTCACCAAAGCCAATCATGTATTCCATTTTGATAGATGGTGGAACCCAGCAGTTGAAAATCAAGCAACAGATAGAGCTTTTAGAATTGGTCAAAAAAAGAACGTCTTCGTGCATAAATTTGTCGCCATTGGCACTCTTGAAGAGAAAATTAACCAAATGATTGAAGATAAGAAAAAACTCTCGGCGGCTGTTGTGGGAAGTGATGAATCTTGGCTTACAGAACTAGATAACGAAGCATTTAAACAACTCATCGCCTTAAATAAAAGCGCAATTTTGGAGTAA
- a CDS encoding NACHT domain-containing protein, producing MEQNQDIGDSSLQNSEVQQTQANRDAVSFQNSQANQVTINNIILRMFSNPQPPQVNWEWGQRLLKEKQLPDIRQRLTDTLGKQRIAMSVSYAEQLSWVSRSLQINGQDYGTIDANKLLIEIFERDDINGKLLILGAPGAGKTTALLGLAEQLVWGALQNPKTVIPVLFELSTWRDDNQSIEQWLIEQLYELHGGKPKYKIYEGWLEQRVLLPLLDGLDELGLERQKKCTIKLNEFARHYPHVVVCCRIKEFEAVNLKLNNLRGAVCLQPLSDLQIQDYLHSLNSSKLWSVIEGNPNLINLLNPTSENEPGLLRVPLFIKLVVDVYDPQQPISNKADLLEKYIDRQLSRDTREQERRQNKEGGKWAYKTVEDEPAWQQTRSTLSWIAKRLQDNNTVELLIEQMQPTWIESQHLRRRYRLIGGLIFGLIFGLIVGLIVGLIVGLIFGLIVGLIVGLIFGLIEGLIEEQGQEEIFLVEAFQISISRVARREFLVDLIIGLIGGLIVGLIFGLIIGLIFGLIFGLIFGLNFGLIFGLIFGLNLGLIGGLIFRLKEELKVRSQPNQGIWNSLQSMLWTTALSYPLGVIGIMAVLVARRVAEKHDWLDLPGILLRNSPQYFFPGLFVALFFGFWLGGGAACVQHFCLRLVLWQSGAIPWNLAQFLNYCVERRLLLRVGGRYRFLHRELLDHFANSGTAHLR from the coding sequence ATGGAGCAAAATCAAGATATTGGCGATAGTTCACTGCAAAATAGTGAAGTTCAGCAGACACAGGCAAATCGAGACGCAGTTAGTTTTCAAAATAGTCAAGCTAACCAAGTCACAATCAATAACATTATCTTGCGGATGTTTAGCAACCCACAGCCACCGCAAGTTAATTGGGAATGGGGACAACGGTTGCTGAAAGAAAAACAGTTACCGGATATTCGTCAACGCTTGACTGATACCTTGGGAAAGCAGCGAATTGCCATGAGTGTCTCTTATGCTGAACAGTTATCTTGGGTAAGTCGAAGTTTGCAGATTAATGGTCAAGATTATGGAACTATAGATGCCAATAAACTGCTAATTGAGATATTTGAAAGAGATGATATTAACGGCAAACTGCTGATTTTAGGTGCGCCAGGTGCAGGGAAAACTACAGCACTCTTGGGTTTAGCCGAGCAGCTGGTGTGGGGGGCGCTGCAAAATCCTAAAACTGTCATCCCTGTTTTATTTGAGCTTTCCACTTGGCGGGATGATAACCAAAGCATTGAGCAATGGTTGATTGAACAACTTTATGAATTACACGGGGGAAAACCCAAATATAAAATTTATGAGGGTTGGCTAGAACAACGGGTGTTATTACCTTTGTTGGATGGGTTAGATGAATTGGGGCTAGAAAGACAAAAGAAATGTACCATCAAGCTCAATGAATTTGCCCGTCATTATCCCCATGTTGTAGTTTGTTGTCGGATTAAAGAATTTGAGGCTGTCAACCTGAAGCTAAACAACCTCAGAGGTGCTGTGTGTCTCCAACCTTTATCTGACCTTCAAATTCAAGATTATCTTCATAGCTTGAACAGTTCAAAATTATGGTCAGTGATTGAGGGAAATCCAAATTTAATAAATTTGCTAAACCCGACTTCAGAGAACGAGCCGGGTTTGTTGCGTGTGCCGTTGTTCATTAAGCTGGTAGTCGATGTGTATGACCCGCAGCAGCCAATTAGCAACAAAGCAGATTTATTAGAAAAGTATATTGACCGCCAGTTGTCGAGAGATACCCGTGAGCAAGAACGCCGCCAAAACAAGGAAGGGGGGAAATGGGCGTATAAAACAGTGGAAGACGAACCAGCTTGGCAGCAAACCCGCAGCACTTTAAGTTGGATAGCAAAGCGGTTGCAAGATAACAACACAGTAGAGTTGCTAATTGAGCAAATGCAGCCGACTTGGATTGAGTCTCAACATTTACGGCGACGCTATCGGCTGATAGGAGGGCTGATTTTCGGGCTGATTTTCGGGCTGATAGTCGGGCTGATAGTCGGGCTGATAGTCGGGCTGATTTTCGGGCTGATAGTCGGGCTGATAGTCGGGCTGATTTTCGGGCTGATAGAAGGGCTGATAGAAGAGCAAGGGCAAGAAGAGATTTTTCTTGTAGAAGCGTTTCAAATTTCCATATCTCGCGTCGCGAGACGAGAATTTTTAGTAGATTTGATTATCGGGCTGATAGGAGGGCTGATAGTCGGGCTGATATTCGGGCTGATTATCGGGCTGATATTCGGGCTGATATTCGGGCTGATATTCGGGCTGAATTTCGGGCTGATATTCGGGCTGATATTCGGGCTGAATTTGGGGCTGATAGGAGGGCTGATTTTCAGGCTAAAGGAGGAATTAAAAGTACGATCACAGCCCAACCAAGGCATTTGGAACTCATTACAGAGTATGCTATGGACAACAGCCTTGAGTTATCCTTTGGGCGTAATTGGGATTATGGCAGTTCTAGTGGCTCGTAGAGTAGCAGAAAAGCATGACTGGCTAGATTTACCAGGAATTTTATTACGCAACTCTCCCCAGTATTTCTTCCCAGGGCTATTTGTGGCTCTGTTTTTCGGCTTTTGGTTAGGTGGTGGGGCTGCTTGTGTACAGCACTTTTGTCTGCGCCTCGTTCTTTGGCAAAGTGGTGCTATCCCCTGGAATCTTGCCCAATTCCTCAACTACTGCGTTGAACGACGCTTACTCTTGCGTGTCGGTGGGCGTTACCGCTTTCTGCACCGCGAACTCCTCGACCATTTTGCTAATTCTGGCACTGCTCATCTCAGGTAA
- a CDS encoding SWIM zinc finger family protein translates to MAKFSRTWWGDRFIQALEQFTDEGRLQRGRSYARGGKVLNFEVEKNKITAKVKGSINPYFGVYKEPTYNISIEITPIAKNRWSEAIQKLSAKASIVSRLLINEVPENIEDTFADLGLHLLPHSSKDFKTKCSCPDYANPCKHIAGVYYLVASQLDENPFLLFELRGLSKTELQAKLAESNLGKALSEELNTKEVPLELSTSLYTKLEKQAIAQKPSVREFWLGTKRLPQTIEVGSQSGVSAILVKKQGDFPAFWRKDNSFIETMEELYQRVKTKNQNII, encoded by the coding sequence ATGGCTAAATTTAGCAGAACTTGGTGGGGCGATCGCTTTATTCAAGCATTAGAACAATTTACCGATGAGGGACGGTTGCAACGCGGACGTTCCTATGCACGTGGAGGTAAAGTTTTAAATTTTGAAGTAGAGAAAAATAAAATTACAGCTAAAGTCAAAGGCTCAATCAATCCTTACTTTGGAGTTTACAAAGAACCAACTTATAACATATCAATTGAAATTACACCAATTGCCAAAAATCGCTGGAGTGAAGCGATTCAAAAGCTTTCTGCAAAAGCCAGTATTGTTTCGCGGTTGCTAATTAATGAAGTCCCAGAAAATATAGAAGATACTTTTGCTGACTTGGGATTACATTTATTACCCCACAGCAGCAAAGATTTTAAAACCAAATGTTCTTGTCCAGATTACGCTAATCCTTGCAAGCATATCGCTGGTGTATATTATTTAGTAGCTTCGCAGTTAGATGAAAACCCATTTCTTTTATTTGAACTGCGGGGATTATCAAAAACAGAACTGCAAGCAAAGCTGGCTGAATCAAATTTAGGTAAAGCGCTATCGGAAGAATTGAATACAAAGGAAGTTCCTTTAGAATTATCCACTTCGCTATATACAAAATTAGAAAAGCAAGCTATTGCACAAAAGCCAAGCGTCAGAGAATTTTGGTTAGGAACGAAGCGATTACCACAAACAATAGAAGTAGGTAGTCAAAGCGGAGTGTCAGCAATTTTAGTCAAGAAACAAGGAGATTTTCCAGCTTTTTGGCGCAAGGATAATTCTTTTATTGAAACGATGGAGGAATTATATCAGCGAGTGAAGACGAAAAATCAGAATATTATATGA